One Tamlana carrageenivorans genomic region harbors:
- a CDS encoding N-acetylornithine carbamoyltransferase, translated as MKNYTSINDIDNIKAWIEEAKALKQNPLKNVELGKHKTLGLLFFNSSLRTRLSTQKAALNLGMDPIVMNVSGDAWGIEFEDGTVMNGNTAEHIKEAAAVVSQYCDIIAVRAFPTLTDKVKDESEQVLKAFVKHASVPVVNMESATGHPLQALTDAITISEHTKKDKPKVVLSWAPHIKALPHAVGNSFVQAMQKMDVDFVIANPEGYNLSPEITKDTPIVHSQEEAFKDADFVYVKNWSSYNDYGKVLNTDPNWTITKEKLGDAKFMHCLPVRRNLIVEDAVLDSDNSLVIQQANNRTYAAQLVLKKILENG; from the coding sequence ATGAAAAATTACACATCCATAAACGATATTGATAACATCAAGGCATGGATTGAAGAAGCTAAAGCTTTAAAGCAGAATCCCCTTAAAAATGTTGAACTCGGTAAACACAAAACCTTAGGTTTATTGTTTTTTAACTCTAGTTTGCGTACACGTTTAAGTACGCAAAAAGCGGCATTAAATTTAGGTATGGATCCTATAGTGATGAATGTTTCTGGCGATGCTTGGGGAATCGAATTTGAAGATGGTACGGTAATGAATGGTAACACAGCAGAACATATAAAAGAAGCCGCTGCCGTGGTGTCGCAATATTGTGATATTATTGCTGTAAGAGCTTTTCCAACCTTAACCGATAAGGTTAAAGATGAAAGCGAGCAGGTTTTAAAAGCCTTCGTAAAACACGCTTCGGTACCTGTGGTGAATATGGAAAGTGCTACAGGACATCCACTACAAGCTTTAACAGATGCGATAACCATTTCAGAGCATACCAAAAAAGATAAACCTAAAGTGGTTTTAAGTTGGGCGCCTCATATTAAAGCGTTACCGCATGCCGTAGGAAATAGTTTTGTTCAAGCCATGCAAAAAATGGATGTGGATTTTGTGATTGCAAATCCAGAGGGTTATAATTTAAGTCCGGAGATCACTAAAGATACGCCTATTGTTCACAGTCAGGAAGAAGCATTTAAGGATGCCGATTTCGTTTATGTTAAGAATTGGAGTTCCTACAACGATTATGGCAAAGTGTTAAATACAGACCCCAATTGGACCATCACAAAAGAAAAATTAGGTGATGCCAAATTTATGCACTGTTTACCGGTAAGACGTAATCTTATTGTGGAAGATGCCGTTTTAGATAGCGATAACTCATTGGTGATTCAGCAAGCTAATAACAGAACCTACGCTGCACAATTGGTACTTAAAAAAATATTAGAAAATGGCTAA
- the argB gene encoding acetylglutamate kinase: MAKEKLSVVKIGGNVIENPEALATFLEQFSELEGKKVLVHGGGKRATHIASKLGIESQMVNGRRITDAETLEVITMVYGGLVNKNIVAQLQSLDTDAIGLTGADINSIASKKRPVKEIDYGFVGDVKKVNHISINKLIEADFTPVFCAITHDENGQLFNTNADTIASELAIGLSKLYRVELVYCFDKNGVLMEVDDDNSVIDFMDSGTYEILKHKGVFHDGMLPKLENCYHAIEAGVSRVFIGNPSIISNKNQKFTTLFL; encoded by the coding sequence ATGGCTAAAGAGAAATTATCAGTAGTAAAAATTGGTGGGAATGTTATAGAAAATCCAGAGGCTTTAGCGACTTTTTTAGAGCAGTTTTCAGAATTAGAAGGGAAGAAAGTTTTAGTGCATGGCGGCGGAAAACGTGCCACACACATCGCTTCAAAGTTAGGGATTGAATCTCAAATGGTGAATGGTCGTCGTATTACCGATGCCGAAACCTTAGAAGTGATTACTATGGTTTATGGCGGATTAGTAAACAAAAATATTGTGGCTCAGCTGCAAAGTTTGGATACCGATGCCATTGGTTTAACAGGCGCAGATATTAATAGTATCGCTTCAAAAAAACGTCCGGTAAAAGAGATAGACTATGGTTTTGTTGGTGATGTTAAAAAAGTAAATCACATAAGCATTAATAAACTTATTGAAGCTGATTTTACACCTGTTTTTTGTGCCATTACGCATGATGAAAACGGACAACTATTCAATACCAATGCCGATACTATTGCTTCAGAATTAGCGATTGGGCTATCAAAATTATATCGAGTAGAACTGGTATACTGTTTTGATAAAAACGGTGTACTTATGGAAGTTGATGATGATAACTCGGTTATCGATTTTATGGATTCTGGTACCTACGAAATATTGAAGCATAAAGGTGTTTTTCATGATGGGATGCTTCCTAAATTAGAGAACTGTTACCACGCTATTGAAGCCGGTGTGTCTAGGGTTTTTATTGGAAATCCAAGTATTATTAGTAACAAGAATCAAAAGTTTACCACCTTATTTTTATGA
- a CDS encoding M20 family metallo-hydrolase — MIEQLTQDAIALLKKLIETQSFSSEEEQTAGHIEAWFTNHNIDYNRTKNNIWALNKHFDESKPTLLLNSHHDTVKPNSAYTKDPFKAIVEDGKLYGLGSNDAGGCLVSLMATFVYFYNHENLKYNLVIVASAEEESSGPNGLNSMLPIIPKVDVAIVGEPTLMNLAVAEKGLVVFDAVVEGTPSHAAHPNDDNALYNSIEALQWFKDYKFEKSSEALGDVKLTVTQINAGAQHNVVPGHVDMVVDVRVNDAYSNAEIAEILQSQAPVTRIIPRSLRLNSSCIPMDHDLVKAGIAMGRTTYGSPTLSDQAVLSCSSLKLGPGDSTRSHSADEFIYISEIEEGVKIYVELLERVM, encoded by the coding sequence ATGATAGAGCAGTTAACACAAGACGCCATTGCTTTACTAAAAAAGCTCATCGAAACCCAGTCTTTTTCTTCCGAAGAAGAACAGACAGCAGGGCATATCGAAGCATGGTTTACAAATCACAATATCGATTATAATCGTACTAAAAATAACATTTGGGCGCTTAACAAACACTTTGATGAGAGCAAGCCAACCTTGTTGCTAAACTCACATCACGATACGGTAAAACCCAATTCGGCGTATACCAAAGATCCGTTTAAAGCCATTGTTGAAGATGGAAAATTATATGGGTTAGGAAGTAACGATGCCGGCGGTTGTTTGGTGTCGCTTATGGCCACCTTTGTGTATTTTTATAATCACGAAAACTTAAAATACAATTTGGTTATTGTCGCTTCCGCGGAAGAAGAAAGCAGTGGTCCAAACGGACTAAACAGTATGCTTCCTATCATTCCTAAAGTGGATGTGGCAATTGTGGGTGAACCTACTTTGATGAATTTAGCTGTTGCTGAAAAAGGATTAGTTGTTTTTGACGCCGTGGTTGAGGGTACACCAAGTCATGCCGCGCATCCAAATGATGATAATGCCCTTTATAACAGTATTGAAGCCCTGCAATGGTTTAAAGATTACAAGTTTGAAAAGAGCTCTGAAGCTTTAGGAGACGTGAAACTAACGGTAACTCAAATTAATGCGGGTGCACAGCATAATGTAGTGCCTGGTCATGTGGATATGGTTGTTGATGTGCGTGTGAACGATGCTTACTCTAATGCCGAGATTGCTGAGATTTTACAAAGTCAGGCGCCAGTAACACGAATTATACCACGTAGTTTACGTTTGAACTCTTCATGCATTCCTATGGATCACGATTTGGTAAAAGCAGGAATCGCAATGGGAAGAACGACTTACGGGTCGCCAACTTTATCCGATCAAGCAGTATTAAGCTGTTCGTCCTTAAAATTAGGCCCTGGAGATAGTACGAGATCTCATTCGGCTGATGAATTTATTTATATTAGTGAAATAGAAGAAGGGGTTAAAATATATGTTGAATTACTTGAGAGGGTGATGTAA